CAAAGCCATAGATAACGTACTTAATCCTGTAAATGTACCTATCTCTAAAACCTTTTTGATATTTGAAATTTTTATAATTAAATGCAGAAATTGACTTTGTGAAATTGATATTTGCATTCTTTTGATATCGCCAAGAGAAGTGTTGTAATCAATTATTTCTTTTTGGACTGGATGTAAATTATATCCATGACTTAAAATATACTCTTGGAGTTCTTTAGTTATATTTAGGTCTGAACCCATAAATTCTAAAGTTTTTTCTTTAAAATCTCATTAACTAATTGAGGATTTGCTTTTCCACCAGAAACTTTCATAACTTGACCCACAAAGAAACCAAATAATTTAACTTTACCTGATTTATATTCAGTAGCTTTATCCCTGTTATCATCAATAACCTTGTCTATCAGCGCCTCGAGTGCTTTTGGATCGCTTTCTTGTTTTAAACCTTTTTCTTCAACAATTTTTTTAGGATCTTTGTCACCTTCCATCATTTGTTCGAAAACTGTTTTTGCAATTTTTCCAGAAATTGTTCCATCTTTAATTAAATTAATTAATTTTGACAAGTTACCGGCGCTTATAGGGCTTTCAGTTATTTCTAAATTTTTTTCATTTAAGGCTGCAAATAATTCTCCAATTATCCAATTTGTTGCAAGTTTTACATCCGATTTCTTAATTACATTTTCAAAGTAATTTGATGTTTCAATATCAGATACTAAAATGTTTGCTTCGTAAGGTGATAGTTTAAATTTTTCTATAAACCTTTTTTTCTTTTCATCTGGTAGCTCTGGAATTTCTGATTTTAAGTTTTCAATAAAATCATCTGAAACTTCTAATGGCAATAAGTCTGGATCTGGAAAATATCTATAATCATGAGCATCCTCTTTTGATCTCATTGATCTAGTTTCATTCTTTTTAGTATCAAAAAGTCTTGTTTCTTGATCAATCGTTTGACCATCCTCGATTAAATCAACTTGCCTGTTAGCCTCGTATTCAATTGCCATTTGCATGAACTTTATTGAATTAACATTTTTAATCTCACATCTAGTTCCAAACTCTTTTGAACCTTTTTTTCTAACAGATACATTTACATCGGCTCTCAAAGATCCTTCCTGCATGTTTCCATCACAAGTTCCTAAATATCTCATTATAGATCTTAATTTTTTAATATATGCATTTACTTCATCTGGGGATCTTAGGTCGGGTTTACTTACAATTTCCATTAAAGCCACACCTGATCTATTTAAATCTACAAAAGTATTTTTCGGATCTAGATCATGAATGCTTTTGCCCGCATCTTGCTCCAAGTGTAATCTTTCTATACCTACTTCTTTTTGACCATCTGGCATATCAAGAATTACTTTACCTTCACCTACAATTGGATCTTTGAATTGTGAGATTTGATACCCCTGAGGTAAGTCAGCATAAAAATAATTTTTTCTATCAAAGACAGATCTCTTGTTGATTTTAGCTTTTAAACCAATCCCTGTTTTAATAGCTTGTTTTACGCAATACTCGTTTATTACTGGCAACATTCCTGGAAATGCTGCATCAACTAAACTTACTTGAGTATTTGGCTCAGCTCCAAATTTAGTCGCTGATGTTGAGAATAATTTTGACTCCGATGTGACTTGTGCATGAACTTCTAAACCAATGACAACTTCATATTGATTATCATGTCTATTAATTAGATATTCAGATTTGTTTTTACTCACTTAATCCACCAATCAGTAATATTGTTTTTAAAATTAATTTTTTCTTCCATAGCATATGCAATGTTTAAAATATTTTGTTCATCAAAAGCTTTACCAATTATTTGTAATCCTAATGGATATCCTTTAGCATCATGGCCTGCTGGTATAGAAATTCCAGGTAAACCTGCTAAATTTACAGGAACAGTAAAAATATCATTTAAATACATTGAAACCGGATCATTTGTTTTTTCACCAATTTTAAACGCAGAACTTGGAGTGGATGGGGTTAGAATTGCATCAACTTTTTTATAAGCATCATCAAAATCATTTTTAATAAGTTTTCTTACCTTTTGTGCTTTAAGATAATAAGCATCATAATATCCTGAAGATAAAACATAAGTTCCAATCATTATTCTTCTTTGAACCTCAGCACCAAATCCTTCAGATCTAGTTTTTTCATACATATCAATAAGATTTTCTCCTTCAGCTCTAAAACCATATTTAACACCGTCGTATCTAGCCAAATTAGATGAGGCCTCTGCTGGTGCTACTATGTAATAAGTTGGTAGTGCATAATTAGTATGAGGTAAAGATATATCGATAATCTCAGCACCACAATCTTTTGCGTATTCAATACCTTTTTTCCATAGGTCTTCTATTTCTTTAGGCATACCATCTACTCTATATTCTTTGGGTATTCCTATTTTTTTACCTTTAATATCTTTTGTTAATTCTTTGCTGTACTCGTTTCTTTTAAAATCTATTGAAGTAGAATCTTTTTCATCATAAGTGCTAATTACTTCCTGTAACAATGCACAATCTTTAACATTTTGTGCCATTGGACCAGCTTGATCGAGGGATGATGCAAATGCTACAATTCCGTATCTAGAGCAACTACCATAAGTAGGTTTTAGTCCGACAGTTCCAGTAAATGAAGCGGGCTGTCTTATAGATCCACCTGTATCTGTTCCAATAGTTATTGGTGTTAATTGAGCTGCTACAGCAGAAGACGATCCACCAGAAGATCCTCCTGGAACTAAATTTTTATCAATTGGGTTTTGTACATTACCAAAAAAACTAGTTTCATTAGATGAACCCATTGCAAATTCATCACAATTTAATTTACCCATTAGGATAGCTCCTTCATTCCAAATGTTTTGTGTGACTGTTGACTCATATGTTGGAACAAAGTTATTTAAAATCTTACTTCCTGCGGTAGTTCTTAAATCTCTTGTACAAAATAAATCTTTTACAGCCATTGGAATGCCAGGCAATTTCAGATCGAGATTAGGTTTTTCATCAAACTTTTTTGCTTTATTTAAAGCATTTGCATAATCTTCGGTTATATATGCATTTAATTCTTTTGATTTTTCTGATCTTTCAACAAATGCTTTAGTAACTTCACTTGAGGAAAGTTTTTTACTTTTTATATTTTCTACTAACTCAGATAATGATTGTTTAATTACATCTGACATTATTCAATTACCTTTGGTACTACAAAATAATCTTCATTTTCCTTCGGAGAATTTTTTATTACTTGATCTCTTAAGTTTTTACTTTTTACTTCATCTGATCTTAGTTTTAGAGTTGTTTCAGCAACAGAAGTTAATGGTTCAACATTGTCAGTTTTTAATTCGTTAAGTTTTTCAATAAAATCAAAAATTGAATTTAAATCTCCTGCAAGTTTCTCTGCTTTTTTCTCATCTACAGAAATTCTTGATAGTTTAGATATGTGCTTTATTGTTTTAAGATCGATGCTCATATGGTATTTAAATATGTCGCAAACTATCACTTAAGTTTAAAATATACAATATGATCACTATTGAAGAATTCAAAAAAAAACAGTCTGAAACCTCTAGATTGATTGGTTTAGATCTTGGTTCAAAAAGAATCGGTGTATCAATTTGCGATGAAAAACAGTCAATAGCCACACCTTTTAAAACGATCAATAAAACCAATAATGATGATCTAATAAACGAATTAAAAAAAATAATAGAGGAAAACAATATTAAAGGAATTATCATTGGATATCCAATTAACATGGATGGTTCATTAGGTCCTTCTGCTCAATCAGTAAGTGATGTATCTAAAAATATAGAAAAAAATGTTGATGTAGATGTTTGCTTATGGGATGAAAGACTTTCAACTGTTGGGGCATTTAATCTATCCAGTCAGCTTGATGTTAATGTTTCTAAGCGTGAAAAAAACATAGATCAAAATGCAGCTGCATTTATTCTTCAAGGAGCTATAGATTATTTAAACAATTAATCCTTGCCATTTAGGGGCTTTATAGCTATAGAGTTAATTTTAATGGCAATTAAAACCAATAAAGCTATTAAAATTTCACAAAAACATCTGTTAGGTATCCAAGATTTATCAGTTAATGATATTAATTATATCCTGGATGAGTCAGAAGCTTTCATCAAATTAAACCAGAGTAAAAATAAAAAAATTGATGTGTTAAGAGGCAAAACTCAAATAAACTTATTCTTTGAGCCATCAACTAGAACACAAAGCTCATTTGAACTTGCTGGAAAAAGACTTGGTGCAGACGTCATGTCAATGAATATGGGTAACTCAGCCATTAAAAAAGGTGAAACTTTAATTGATACGGCCATGACCTTAAATGCAATGCATCCTGATATAATTGTGATCAGACATCAAGACTCAGGTGCTTGTAATCTGTTATCTCAAAAAGTTAATTGTGTCGTTCTAAACGCTGGTGATGGTAGACGTGAGCATCCTACTCAAGCGTTATTAGATGCATTAACAATTAGAAATCGAAAAAAAAAAATTCAGGGATTAAAAATAGCTATATGTGGAGACATACTTCATTCAAGAGTAGCTAGATCAAATATTTATCTTCTTACAATGTTGGGAGCAGAAGTTAATATAGTTGCACCATCCAATCTTATGCCAAAAGAAATTGAAAAGTTTGGTGTTAACACTTTTACTGATATGAAAAAGGGACTCAAAGATTGTGATATTGTAATGATGCTTCGATTACAAAATGAAAGGATGACCAGTTCATATCTTTCATCGAATAGAGAATACTATGAATATTATGGATTAACACCAGATAAACTTGATCATGCAAAGTCAGATGCTTTAATTATGCATCCTGGTCCAATGAATAGAGGAATTGAAATTGATACAAGATTAGCTGATGACATAAACAAGAGTGTAATTAAAGAACAAGTTGAATTAGGTGTTGCTGTAAGAATGGCATGTTTAAAAATATTTTGTGAATAAATGAAAAAACAATACTTTATAAATGCAAACATAATTGATCCTCATAATTCCATAAACGAAAATGGTGGATTAATAATTGGAGAAGACGGAAAGATAGAAGCAATAGGAAAAAAGGTAAATACAAACAATTTACCAACTAGAGAAAAACCTACTGACTTAAAAGGTAAATATATATTTCCTGGTATAGTGGATATGAGAGTTTTTGTAGGCGAGCCAGGATATGAATATAAAGAAAATTTTAGGACTTTAAGTAATGCAGCATTATCTGGAGGAGTAACTTCCGTCGTAACCATGCCTAATACAGATCCAATTATAGATAATGTATCTATTGTAGA
Above is a genomic segment from Candidatus Pelagibacter sp. FZCC0015 containing:
- the gatB gene encoding Asp-tRNA(Asn)/Glu-tRNA(Gln) amidotransferase subunit GatB, with product MSKNKSEYLINRHDNQYEVVIGLEVHAQVTSESKLFSTSATKFGAEPNTQVSLVDAAFPGMLPVINEYCVKQAIKTGIGLKAKINKRSVFDRKNYFYADLPQGYQISQFKDPIVGEGKVILDMPDGQKEVGIERLHLEQDAGKSIHDLDPKNTFVDLNRSGVALMEIVSKPDLRSPDEVNAYIKKLRSIMRYLGTCDGNMQEGSLRADVNVSVRKKGSKEFGTRCEIKNVNSIKFMQMAIEYEANRQVDLIEDGQTIDQETRLFDTKKNETRSMRSKEDAHDYRYFPDPDLLPLEVSDDFIENLKSEIPELPDEKKKRFIEKFKLSPYEANILVSDIETSNYFENVIKKSDVKLATNWIIGELFAALNEKNLEITESPISAGNLSKLINLIKDGTISGKIAKTVFEQMMEGDKDPKKIVEEKGLKQESDPKALEALIDKVIDDNRDKATEYKSGKVKLFGFFVGQVMKVSGGKANPQLVNEILKKKL
- the gatA gene encoding Asp-tRNA(Asn)/Glu-tRNA(Gln) amidotransferase subunit GatA; protein product: MSDVIKQSLSELVENIKSKKLSSSEVTKAFVERSEKSKELNAYITEDYANALNKAKKFDEKPNLDLKLPGIPMAVKDLFCTRDLRTTAGSKILNNFVPTYESTVTQNIWNEGAILMGKLNCDEFAMGSSNETSFFGNVQNPIDKNLVPGGSSGGSSSAVAAQLTPITIGTDTGGSIRQPASFTGTVGLKPTYGSCSRYGIVAFASSLDQAGPMAQNVKDCALLQEVISTYDEKDSTSIDFKRNEYSKELTKDIKGKKIGIPKEYRVDGMPKEIEDLWKKGIEYAKDCGAEIIDISLPHTNYALPTYYIVAPAEASSNLARYDGVKYGFRAEGENLIDMYEKTRSEGFGAEVQRRIMIGTYVLSSGYYDAYYLKAQKVRKLIKNDFDDAYKKVDAILTPSTPSSAFKIGEKTNDPVSMYLNDIFTVPVNLAGLPGISIPAGHDAKGYPLGLQIIGKAFDEQNILNIAYAMEEKINFKNNITDWWIK
- the gatC gene encoding Asp-tRNA(Asn)/Glu-tRNA(Gln) amidotransferase subunit GatC, which translates into the protein MSIDLKTIKHISKLSRISVDEKKAEKLAGDLNSIFDFIEKLNELKTDNVEPLTSVAETTLKLRSDEVKSKNLRDQVIKNSPKENEDYFVVPKVIE
- the ruvX gene encoding Holliday junction resolvase RuvX, whose amino-acid sequence is MITIEEFKKKQSETSRLIGLDLGSKRIGVSICDEKQSIATPFKTINKTNNDDLINELKKIIEENNIKGIIIGYPINMDGSLGPSAQSVSDVSKNIEKNVDVDVCLWDERLSTVGAFNLSSQLDVNVSKREKNIDQNAAAFILQGAIDYLNN
- a CDS encoding aspartate carbamoyltransferase catalytic subunit: MAIKTNKAIKISQKHLLGIQDLSVNDINYILDESEAFIKLNQSKNKKIDVLRGKTQINLFFEPSTRTQSSFELAGKRLGADVMSMNMGNSAIKKGETLIDTAMTLNAMHPDIIVIRHQDSGACNLLSQKVNCVVLNAGDGRREHPTQALLDALTIRNRKKKIQGLKIAICGDILHSRVARSNIYLLTMLGAEVNIVAPSNLMPKEIEKFGVNTFTDMKKGLKDCDIVMMLRLQNERMTSSYLSSNREYYEYYGLTPDKLDHAKSDALIMHPGPMNRGIEIDTRLADDINKSVIKEQVELGVAVRMACLKIFCE